From the genome of Setaria viridis chromosome 1, Setaria_viridis_v4.0, whole genome shotgun sequence:
CATATCTCCTGCCCGAGATTACCGTACGTGAGTTCGTCTTTCCTCGTCTCTCCCCttcatctttctctctcttaaATTTCATCTCAATTTACCAGGGCACGTTTTCAAATCGTTTCCGTATAAGTGATTTCGTTTCCAACTATTACCATATtcaaatttggatttttttccccttttattATTGTATTGTTGTCGTCACTGAATCAGCAAAATTCCCGATTGACCAGTAATCATTTTATAGATAATATCGTTATCGACCGTTTTCAACCATTTTCATTCCCAACACTAAAGAACGAACAACCTTGCTGGTTATCAAATTAAAATACACCTTATTATAGCTATTGTATCTGGATTCCACCAATACTCCAAAAGTCAGTCGGGGTGAAGAAATCTTAAAGTGCCTGTCAGTCGGGTGGGCAAGCTTGGGCAGGGGCTTGGCCTCCGTTCTTTTATGATTGTCTTATTTCTTAAAATCAGATTTTCATAAATGACGGTCCTATTTGCTATCAATGTGGGTCGTCATCATGGCAAACATTAGATGACTAATGAGAAGAATCTTGTTTGCACTAATTAGATGATATAAACAGAGTTATTTTTCTTGGTCATTGCCAAGATGAAATAACATTATCAAAAAAGAACGGAGGGAATATTGTCGGAAGGTAATCCGAGAAAATTCCGAGAAAATTCTAGATGAATTCCTTGATTTCTATGTTTCAGAATACAGAACGATGCTTCCAATATATTACATATGTCAATGCCCAGCATGGATACACATACACCGTTATCAGATAAGAGTACTACATACTCATATCACTTGATCTGGTGTACTCCCTTTTTTGCATTAGCGACCTCAGGCATACAAGAACAAGATCATCTGCTGAGGTTTGTTTCGGAGCAATGGACCTTTTAACGCTCGGATCAATTTTCAGTTGAAGCTGAAAGGCTGAATAATTACTTACGCTGTACCAACTTGATAATGGAACTCTGTACCGAACTCTGGAATCTCCGTTGCTGTCAGTAATGGGAATGGGGGCCGCCTCGATTCGGAAAAAAAATTACTTGTGCTGTACCAACTTGGCGTGCAAGAGTTCAAGGTAATGGTATCTGTGGCAGGACGAATCACTTGAGCAAGCCACAAATCACTCTGAATCTCTTTTAGCGCTATGAATAATGCTGAAGTGCTTCAACATTGTCATGATGACAGTGACACCATAGAAAAAATGGATAACACTGCTCCGTGCAATTCACAAACCATCCAACATTACATACAAGCCACAAATTCAAAGAAATTATTCTGTTTATATGTGCAAAAGCGATTCCAACAATTAGTCAAAATCTTTCAAATCCAAAAGGCTAAACCTCATGTCGATGGCAAGCTGATAACAGCTGGGTTTTTTTGGGAACTATGACTTATTAGCTGACTAAACTTTATAATATGAATCAGAAAATTACAATAGGCACCCATATGCTATGTTAAACAGACCTGGAGTTGTACAATAATAGCAAACACACAGAGAACACGTACAATTTTGTTCAGTTCTTGAAAGAAAAGCCAAACAAGACAAATCATTACGCACACTCATCTTTTCATGAGGAGACCTAGTAGTATTCCCATAATAGCAACCACCAGTACTAAAACTAATGAGTAGCCACCGTGCTGCCTGCTGATGTCTCGCCTCAGAAGATCCTGTTAAAATCCCAATAAATTATTATTAGACTAGGCCTGTAGTGCTACCGAGATTGATCCAAGTATTCAGATCTCACTGTTGCAGAAAGCAATACAGCGGTACTCCCTCGGTCCATTATTGTGGGCATATTATTTTGACCTTTAATTTCTCTTGCACTATATTTTGTCAACTGCTATTGAATCAACACCTTATAAGAGCACTTTGAAATATGGATCTAATGATACTAGACAAGCATATAATTTGACTTAACTGTTGGCCAAAACTTATGGCGTTTGACTTAAAATCGAAATAcgctttataaaaaaaaagatggagaTCTCAGCAATTAGATCGCCACTTGATGTCTGGGAATAAGCCATGTCACCTGGGGCTGAGCTGGCGTGGCCAATCTCAGCCCTCAGTTGCCGTATCTAATGACTGAGATTGTGTATGGGCAGCAATCATTATGCTCACAAAGCAAACTGTAGATAGATATGTAGTTCACTTGCTGAAATCATGAAAGAAGGGATCAAGAGAATATGGAGAGAATGAGCGCCGAAGGGAAGGTAGAGAAGACAAACTATATGTAGTCCATGTAAAACATATGTACTGAAAAGGAAGCAGTGCACAATCTTGTATTGAAGTATTTGTAGAGAAATGCACAACAGACCTATACCACAACTATGTCTATCAAAAATCTGAATGTAGATCCTACAGACTACAgtcaaagtttttttaaaaaaaagcactCGAGTATATTAACTGTTTGCATAATAAGCAAAAACCCACTCACCAATTCTTGTCGAAGCTTGTTGTTCAGTTCAACAGCAGAATTCTTCTCCTCCATCAGTTTGGAAATCAAAGCAAATGGCTACAAAGGCATAAATAACCATGTCAAGGCTCAATATATCACACAGGCATCCAGGACACCTACTAAGGCCTCGATTACTTTGTTATGTAATAAAACTTTGCTGAATGCTGAATAACTCGATACAGGTAGAAAGCTAATACATGGAATCTTCCTGAAACTATAGGAATAACACAGCCAATTAGGGTTTGTTTACATctaaattatatttttatacAGATAAGGGCCAATAATTAATGATATAAGATTATGCAGTAAAGCACATTAATATTATAGGCAGAAAGACCGCATCTGTCGATTGTGAGGATAAGATTCATCAAATACAATTAAGTCTGCTGTCAGTTATCTAAGTATCAACAGTTCGAAGCAATGCTATAGGCTTTAGCTGAGTGTTATTGCACATGTTAGTCATAGTATATGTCATTTGGAAACAAGTAAATGAGAAGAAATATTCCATGTCAACATCTTCAATAAAGATGCTCTGAGATGAACTTAGACACCTTATCTAATTTATTAATCTTCTCTAGTTTCCGTCCAGTGGCTGACCAATACGGGAATGAGCTCAAGTGAACTATAGATTTATAGAACAATGGTTAGCTGAGCTCCATCTAGTTTGGAGCAACATCTAAGTGAATGGATTGCTGATACTACAAAATTGTTTGAAGAAGGTAGATGCACTTATCAAGTTTTATATAAtactttttctgtttctttaggTTATTTGGTTTCCTGCAAAGAAAGATCGACTCTCAGTTCAAGGAGGTGGATAGTGGATAGAATTGATGATTGCTGCAAAAGGTTATCGGTGAGGCAGTTACAGAAGATAACTGCAACTACTCTATCAGACAGTCAACAGTTGGCACAGATCACTAACAAGCATCGCTGTTAACTACTTGAATAATTGCTCCAAGATTATAGCCATACCTCTTGATAACTCAAACTGCCCAGAGAACCATCCTCAAATCCCTCACTTTGGGTGGATGGCGTGATATAAACCACCTTCAATTTCACTTCATCAACCACATTGCCTGATTCTTTGGTAAACTACAAAAATCCCAcacataagatttttttttagtgGAGGGGCACCTGGTACCATGCACTGACTAtaatatataaaaaagaaaactgcCACTGAATCATAAGAATGAGACAGAAAAGAGCCAACATAAATACTAAAACATGCTAAAATGCGAGTTACCATGTCTCCGGTGACTTCCTTTGGCATAATCTCCTTGGCCACGATGGCGCTCTGCACAAGGAATTTGTCCTTGCATTGCATGTCCGGTGGCGCCTCCCGTTGCGCTTGCATTGTAACTGAATCCGAAAATTCACGGCGCAAATAAGATGTTAGCATATAGCCAGTTGTGTCAGAACAATTTAGTGATTCACCAAATTACCAACAACGTCAGCCGTGGACCGG
Proteins encoded in this window:
- the LOC117847472 gene encoding vesicle-associated protein 1-2, whose amino-acid sequence is MSAEAGELLGIDPIELRFPFELNKQISCTLQLTNKTDKQVAFKVKTTSPKKYCVRPNNGIVAPRSTADVVVTMQAQREAPPDMQCKDKFLVQSAIVAKEIMPKEVTGDMFTKESGNVVDEVKLKVVYITPSTQSEGFEDGSLGSLSYQEPFALISKLMEEKNSAVELNNKLRQELDLLRRDISRQHGGYSLVLVLVVAIMGILLGLLMKR